A genomic stretch from Phormidium ambiguum IAM M-71 includes:
- a CDS encoding ParB/RepB/Spo0J family partition protein: MANKPNRFHGLMQTIRQESSAPPDETVEQLPTASHTPTGVVLVPLDKIHPDPDQPRRYFDEGELNKMAVSMREIGVIDPLTVRPKPNSNDLEYDLLAGEKRWRSAMMAGLQVVPVRIFDVDDRTALDIKAISNLQRSDLNAWEETQAIMGMLMRNLEKSQEEVVSLLNQAANQKRGLTDNVVRKSDWEIVEDVFNLVGRLTPESFRKHRVPLLKLPQSIESVLRQGKLQYTKVNEILKLKSVEQQEALLDEVMAANLSVEEIRQRVRELRPSKTAKEQSPNLSGRLTSVTRAIKQAKIWHDPKKQKRLEKLLGELENLLQ, from the coding sequence GTGGCAAATAAACCAAATCGCTTTCACGGACTAATGCAAACCATACGGCAGGAGAGTTCCGCTCCACCTGATGAAACAGTGGAACAACTGCCAACAGCTAGCCATACTCCAACGGGCGTGGTATTAGTTCCCCTGGACAAAATTCACCCCGACCCCGACCAGCCTCGCCGCTATTTTGATGAAGGAGAACTCAACAAAATGGCTGTATCAATGCGGGAAATTGGCGTAATTGACCCGCTCACCGTCCGCCCCAAACCAAATAGCAACGATTTGGAGTACGATTTGCTGGCAGGAGAGAAGCGTTGGCGGAGTGCGATGATGGCCGGATTGCAAGTGGTGCCAGTCCGCATTTTTGATGTGGACGATCGCACTGCTCTTGATATCAAGGCGATTAGTAACCTCCAGCGTTCTGACTTAAATGCTTGGGAGGAAACTCAAGCCATCATGGGAATGCTGATGCGGAACTTGGAAAAGTCACAAGAGGAAGTCGTTAGCCTACTCAACCAAGCTGCCAATCAGAAACGTGGACTTACGGATAACGTTGTCCGTAAGTCGGATTGGGAGATAGTCGAGGATGTTTTCAACTTAGTGGGAAGGCTAACGCCAGAGAGTTTTCGCAAGCATCGAGTGCCATTACTGAAACTCCCCCAATCGATCGAGTCAGTATTGCGTCAGGGAAAATTGCAATACACCAAGGTAAATGAAATTCTCAAACTTAAGTCAGTCGAGCAGCAGGAAGCACTTTTAGATGAAGTAATGGCAGCTAACTTATCGGTAGAAGAAATTCGTCAGCGAGTCAGAGAACTACGCCCTAGCAAGACAGCAAAGGAGCAGTCGCCCAATTTATCGGGGCGATTGACAAGTGTTACTCGTGCTATCAAACAAGCTAAGATTTGGCACGATCCGAAGAAGCAAAAAAGGCTAGAGAAATTGCTTGGTGAATTGGAAAATTTGCTGCAATAA
- a CDS encoding trifunctional serine/threonine-protein kinase/ATP-binding protein/sensor histidine kinase, which produces MLTLPGYQLTEAIHEGVKTVIYRGIKLPSQTSVIIKTLLAEYPTLEEISRLRHEYKIIFSLNIQGIPKAIGLENYKNGLALILEDFQGGSIKKLISTQKISILAFLSIARQLAETLHELHQNHIIHKDIKPQNILITPQNWLVKLIDFSIASRLSRETPTISNPDLLEGTLIYMSPEQTGRMNRSLDYRTDFYSLGVTFYEILTGELPFKTNDPLELVHCHIAKTPVPPHQVNPEIPLAISEIVMKLMAKNAEDRYQSALGLKADIETCFNQLVLGGEILNFVPGEMDKSGQFLIPQKLYGREEEVTELLETFNRVAAGATEMMLVSGYSGIGKTSVVNEVHKPIVRQRGYFISGKFDQFKRNIPYSALIQALSELMRQLLTENQEKIAVWQLKLLEALGQNGQVIIDVIPEVEWIIGKQPEVVQLGPTESQNRFTGVFQKFISVFARKEHPLVLFLDDLQWADSASLKLIELIITDAASQFLLLIGAYRDNEVNPTHATIQTIEKIQQTGAVVNNIVLEALSLENILALVNDTLVETVSSSHLKKAKNTELARTRPLAELLFNKTQGNPFFLTTLLSTLYSDKLLTFDFTEGRWLWDLEQIQALGITDYNVVELVARNIQKLPETTQEVLKLAACIGNTFNLDNLAVVNEQSLLTTADELWEALQAGLILPLSSDYKIPLFVDELEQRYLQDKDLRVSYKFLHDRVQQAAYSLIPESERKVTHLKIGRLLLQKTAKFALAENIFDIVNQLNIGREFITKEAEQEELAKLNLMAGRKALAATAYDAAARYLNVGLQLLPPDSWERKYELTRDLFVETASAEYLNINLDRAKQLSDVVLERAKTLLEKVPVYETQIQFYIAQNQMQAAIDTALPILKMLGVSLPKNPSKLNILVGLIQTKIIFARKLIEELADLREMTDPYKLASMRILITVTPATFIAKPDLLPLVIFTLIKLSVNYGNSHLAAYAYGYYAFMLCGGLGDIDSGYRFGKLSLQVLSKFYAREIQPKVELLFNTGLKAWKEPFKETIKPLFEGIQTALEVGDLESACHNAMNYCSHLLIRGETLELVEQEQRKYTDVMLKLKQDFQLINTQIWFQFVLNLAGKSPDKYCLVGESFNERETLPLLIKNNNGISTFNVYFLKAWMLFLFKDYARSIEYARLAEKYLDKVSGMSAVTNHKLYYSLALLAHYSYVSKTDRKQYLFQVKLNQKALKKWAFHAPSNCQNKYELVEAEKSRILGQDVLAMKYYDRAIQGAKQQGFIQEEALANELASEFYFSRNREKVAQTYLTEAYYSYIRWGAKAKVQDLEQRYPGFFLKILKREDAGFNVTRTTTSTTGGSSSALDLVTVTKASQAISSEIVLDKLLSKLMQITIENVGASKGYLLLSKSGKLVLVAEGAVEKSKVRVLPSVPVESRPDLPLSIINYVERSQQTVVLNNATVEGLFTNDPYILKAQPKSIFCWPLTHKGKFTGILYLENNLSVGAFTPARLSVLKLLAAQAAISLENATLYEELQTYSQQLEAKNQELDNKNEALQKSEVQLKEKNEALEKYLHKLQQTQAQLVQTEKISSLGQLVASVAHEVNNPVSFINGNLHHASEYVQDLLNLLNLYQHHFPSPPAEIQAEIETMELEYIREDLPKMLSSMQVGTDKIREIMQSLRNFSRVDDGSARSVNIHDGLESTLMILQHRLKAKGELKAIRVVKEYGNLPKVECYNGQLNQVFMNILANAIDAMEKERVSNEKEIRIRTELENRPLIINEEESNYSSIPNYQFVIIRIKDNGPGMTEKVRTKLFNPFFTTKPICKGTGLGLSISYQIVVEKHGGKIECISAPGEGTEFVIMIPLRRETTKLLMQVNS; this is translated from the coding sequence ATGTTAACACTTCCAGGTTACCAACTTACCGAAGCTATTCATGAAGGGGTTAAAACAGTTATATATCGTGGCATTAAACTACCTTCACAGACATCAGTAATCATCAAAACTCTCCTAGCAGAGTACCCTACCTTAGAAGAAATATCCCGACTGCGGCACGAATATAAAATTATTTTCTCACTAAATATCCAAGGAATTCCCAAAGCAATTGGTTTAGAAAATTATAAAAATGGTTTAGCTCTGATATTAGAAGATTTTCAGGGAGGCTCCATCAAAAAATTAATTAGCACCCAAAAAATATCTATACTTGCTTTTTTATCGATTGCTCGTCAGTTAGCTGAAACTCTCCACGAACTACATCAAAACCATATTATACATAAAGATATTAAACCCCAAAATATTCTGATAACCCCTCAAAACTGGCTCGTTAAACTGATTGACTTTAGTATCGCATCTCGCTTATCCAGAGAAACTCCTACAATTAGCAATCCTGACTTGCTAGAAGGTACGCTCATTTATATGTCGCCGGAACAAACCGGGCGGATGAATCGCTCCCTTGATTATCGCACTGACTTCTACTCCTTGGGCGTTACTTTTTACGAAATACTTACGGGAGAACTGCCTTTTAAAACTAATGACCCTCTGGAATTAGTACACTGCCACATAGCGAAAACACCTGTACCGCCTCATCAGGTTAACCCGGAGATTCCCCTAGCGATATCCGAGATAGTGATGAAGTTAATGGCGAAAAATGCTGAGGATAGATATCAAAGCGCTTTGGGATTAAAAGCAGATATAGAAACTTGTTTTAATCAATTAGTCTTGGGTGGTGAAATTCTCAACTTCGTTCCCGGAGAGATGGATAAATCCGGCCAATTCTTGATTCCGCAAAAACTATATGGCAGGGAAGAAGAAGTTACCGAACTATTAGAAACTTTTAATCGCGTTGCTGCTGGTGCAACTGAGATGATGCTAGTTTCGGGTTATTCCGGGATTGGCAAAACTTCCGTAGTCAACGAAGTGCATAAGCCCATTGTACGACAACGCGGTTATTTTATATCGGGTAAGTTCGATCAATTTAAGCGGAATATACCTTATTCTGCTTTGATTCAAGCTTTGTCTGAATTGATGCGTCAGCTATTAACAGAAAATCAAGAAAAGATAGCGGTTTGGCAATTAAAATTATTAGAAGCATTAGGACAAAACGGACAAGTAATTATTGATGTAATTCCGGAAGTAGAATGGATTATTGGCAAACAACCAGAAGTAGTACAATTAGGGCCAACAGAATCCCAAAATCGTTTCACTGGAGTATTTCAAAAGTTTATAAGTGTATTTGCCCGAAAGGAACACCCGCTTGTCCTATTTCTAGATGACTTGCAATGGGCAGATTCGGCTTCTTTAAAGTTAATTGAATTGATAATTACTGATGCAGCAAGCCAGTTTTTATTGCTGATCGGAGCTTATCGAGACAATGAAGTTAATCCAACTCATGCCACAATTCAAACTATAGAAAAAATTCAACAAACTGGAGCAGTTGTTAATAATATTGTTTTAGAAGCTTTGAGCTTGGAAAATATTTTGGCTTTAGTGAATGATACTTTAGTTGAAACAGTCTCATCCTCACATTTAAAGAAAGCGAAAAATACCGAATTAGCAAGGACAAGACCTTTAGCTGAGTTACTTTTCAACAAAACTCAGGGAAATCCTTTCTTTTTGACTACTTTGCTGTCTACTTTGTACTCTGATAAGTTGCTAACGTTTGATTTTACCGAGGGTCGTTGGTTGTGGGATTTAGAGCAAATTCAAGCTCTCGGTATTACTGATTACAATGTGGTTGAATTGGTAGCTAGAAATATTCAAAAATTACCTGAGACTACGCAGGAGGTTTTGAAGTTAGCTGCTTGCATCGGTAATACGTTTAATTTAGATAATCTAGCAGTGGTGAATGAGCAATCTTTATTAACTACTGCTGATGAGTTGTGGGAAGCATTGCAAGCTGGGTTGATTTTGCCTCTTTCATCAGATTACAAAATTCCCTTATTTGTTGATGAATTAGAACAAAGGTATTTGCAAGATAAGGATTTAAGAGTAAGCTATAAATTTTTACATGACCGAGTACAGCAAGCAGCTTATTCTCTGATACCGGAATCGGAAAGAAAAGTCACTCATTTAAAAATCGGTCGATTGCTGTTACAGAAAACGGCTAAGTTTGCTTTGGCAGAAAACATATTTGATATTGTTAATCAATTGAACATAGGAAGAGAGTTTATTACCAAAGAAGCAGAGCAAGAAGAACTGGCGAAATTAAACTTGATGGCAGGAAGAAAAGCTTTAGCTGCTACTGCTTATGATGCTGCTGCTAGGTATTTAAATGTGGGATTGCAATTACTTCCCCCAGATAGCTGGGAAAGAAAGTATGAATTGACGCGAGACTTATTTGTAGAAACGGCATCTGCGGAGTATCTCAATATTAACTTAGATCGGGCCAAGCAATTGTCTGATGTCGTATTAGAACGGGCAAAAACTTTGTTAGAGAAAGTCCCTGTTTACGAGACTCAAATTCAGTTTTACATAGCGCAAAATCAGATGCAAGCTGCGATAGATACTGCACTTCCAATTCTTAAAATGCTGGGAGTTTCTCTGCCCAAAAACCCTAGCAAGTTGAATATTTTAGTAGGATTGATTCAAACTAAAATAATCTTCGCAAGAAAGCTGATTGAAGAGTTAGCAGATTTAAGAGAAATGACAGACCCATATAAACTGGCGTCTATGCGAATTTTAATCACCGTTACTCCGGCTACCTTCATCGCCAAACCAGATCTTTTGCCGTTGGTTATATTTACGCTAATTAAATTAAGTGTTAATTATGGAAATTCACATTTGGCTGCTTATGCTTATGGTTATTATGCTTTTATGTTGTGTGGCGGACTGGGAGATATTGATTCTGGATATAGATTTGGCAAACTTTCTTTGCAAGTATTAAGTAAATTTTATGCTAGAGAAATTCAGCCAAAAGTAGAGCTATTATTTAATACAGGTTTAAAGGCTTGGAAAGAACCGTTTAAAGAAACAATAAAGCCTTTGTTTGAGGGAATTCAAACAGCATTAGAAGTAGGAGATTTAGAATCAGCTTGTCATAATGCAATGAACTATTGCAGTCATCTTTTAATTAGAGGAGAAACTCTAGAATTAGTAGAACAAGAACAGCGCAAATATACGGATGTAATGTTAAAGCTCAAGCAAGATTTTCAGTTAATTAATACTCAAATATGGTTTCAATTTGTTTTGAATTTGGCAGGCAAATCTCCTGATAAATATTGTTTAGTTGGTGAGAGTTTTAACGAAAGAGAAACTTTACCTTTGTTGATAAAAAACAATAATGGTATATCAACTTTTAATGTATACTTTTTAAAAGCTTGGATGTTATTTCTATTCAAAGACTACGCTCGGTCTATTGAATACGCTAGGCTCGCAGAGAAGTATTTAGATAAAGTAAGCGGAATGAGCGCAGTGACCAATCATAAATTATACTATTCGCTAGCTCTTTTAGCTCACTATTCTTATGTTTCAAAAACCGATCGAAAGCAATATTTATTTCAAGTAAAGTTAAATCAAAAAGCTTTAAAAAAGTGGGCTTTTCATGCTCCATCTAATTGTCAGAATAAATATGAGCTAGTAGAGGCAGAAAAATCTAGAATCTTAGGTCAAGATGTTCTAGCAATGAAGTATTATGACCGAGCTATACAAGGAGCCAAGCAACAAGGTTTTATTCAGGAAGAAGCACTAGCTAATGAACTGGCATCTGAGTTTTATTTTTCCCGTAATAGAGAGAAGGTTGCTCAAACATATTTAACAGAAGCCTATTATAGCTACATTAGGTGGGGAGCAAAGGCAAAAGTTCAAGACTTAGAACAAAGATATCCTGGCTTCTTCTTAAAAATACTGAAGCGGGAAGACGCTGGCTTCAATGTTACTCGTACTACTACTTCGACCACAGGAGGAAGTTCATCTGCTCTAGATTTAGTTACGGTGACCAAAGCATCCCAAGCAATTTCTTCAGAAATTGTTCTAGACAAGTTGCTTTCTAAGTTAATGCAGATCACGATTGAGAATGTTGGTGCTTCTAAAGGTTATTTGTTGTTGTCAAAATCTGGTAAGTTGGTGCTGGTAGCAGAAGGTGCTGTGGAAAAAAGTAAGGTGCGCGTACTGCCATCGGTTCCCGTTGAATCGCGTCCGGATTTGCCATTATCGATTATTAATTACGTAGAAAGAAGCCAACAAACTGTAGTCTTAAATAATGCGACAGTTGAGGGATTGTTTACTAACGATCCTTACATCCTGAAAGCTCAACCGAAATCAATTTTTTGCTGGCCGCTTACTCATAAAGGAAAATTTACGGGCATTCTTTATTTAGAAAATAACTTGAGTGTGGGTGCTTTTACGCCAGCGCGGTTGTCTGTATTAAAACTTTTAGCAGCACAAGCAGCTATTTCTCTAGAAAATGCAACTCTTTACGAGGAGTTGCAAACTTATTCTCAACAACTGGAAGCAAAAAATCAAGAATTGGATAACAAAAATGAGGCTTTACAAAAGTCAGAAGTGCAGTTAAAAGAAAAGAACGAAGCTCTGGAAAAATATTTGCACAAGCTGCAACAGACACAGGCTCAATTAGTGCAAACTGAAAAAATATCTAGTTTAGGACAACTGGTGGCAAGTGTAGCTCATGAAGTAAATAATCCGGTTAGTTTTATCAATGGCAATTTGCATCATGCTTCTGAGTACGTACAAGATTTGTTGAATCTTTTGAATCTTTACCAGCATCATTTCCCAAGTCCTCCAGCAGAGATTCAAGCAGAGATAGAAACAATGGAACTGGAATACATTAGGGAAGACTTGCCTAAAATGCTTTCTTCGATGCAAGTTGGTACTGATAAAATTAGAGAAATTATGCAGTCTTTACGCAATTTCTCGCGGGTTGATGATGGGAGTGCAAGGTCAGTAAATATCCACGATGGGTTAGAAAGTACGTTGATGATTTTGCAACATCGTTTGAAAGCTAAGGGAGAATTAAAAGCAATTAGGGTGGTCAAAGAGTACGGTAATTTGCCGAAAGTTGAGTGTTACAACGGACAATTGAATCAGGTGTTTATGAATATTTTGGCAAATGCGATTGATGCAATGGAAAAGGAAAGAGTTTCTAATGAAAAAGAAATTCGGATTCGCACCGAACTAGAAAATAGGCCATTGATAATCAACGAGGAAGAGTCTAACTATTCATCAATTCCCAATTACCAATTTGTTATAATTCGGATTAAGGATAACGGCCCCGGTATGACAGAAAAAGTACGTACTAAGTTATTCAATCCTTTCTTTACTACTAAACCTATCTGTAAAGGTACTGGTTTGGGTTTGTCAATTAGTTATCAAATTGTAGTGGAGAAACACGGAGGTAAAATTGAGTGTATTTCTGCACCGGGAGAGGGAACAGAGTTTGTGATTATGATTCCCCTAAGACGAGAAACCACAAAGTTGCTGATGCAAGTTAATTCCTGA
- a CDS encoding ParA family protein: MIITTASFKGGVAKTTTAIHLAAYLQTKGQTLLIDGDPNRSATRWAERGIANAKPLPFKVAGVNQSARYSKGCEHFIIDTEARAEEDDLKEIIDGCDLLVLPTTADTLSLDALIQTVELLKSMGTNNYKILLTRISPPPRREGEEARQFISEAGFPLFKSQIREAVAFQKAANDGILVHQVSDRRAKIAWSDYQAIGKEIFSGK; encoded by the coding sequence ATGATTATTACAACCGCATCATTCAAAGGTGGAGTGGCGAAAACTACTACTGCGATTCATTTAGCGGCTTACCTTCAAACCAAAGGACAAACCTTACTCATCGACGGCGACCCGAACCGTTCTGCTACTCGTTGGGCAGAGCGTGGCATTGCTAACGCAAAACCATTACCTTTCAAAGTAGCTGGTGTCAACCAATCTGCTCGTTATAGCAAAGGATGCGAGCATTTCATCATCGACACGGAAGCAAGGGCAGAAGAAGACGACTTGAAGGAAATTATTGATGGCTGTGACCTACTGGTACTACCAACAACTGCCGATACCTTATCCCTCGATGCTTTAATTCAAACTGTAGAATTGCTCAAATCTATGGGTACCAATAATTACAAAATTCTCTTGACCCGGATTTCTCCGCCTCCCAGACGAGAGGGTGAGGAAGCGAGGCAATTTATTAGCGAAGCTGGCTTTCCCTTATTCAAAAGCCAAATCAGAGAAGCAGTAGCATTTCAAAAAGCAGCAAATGATGGGATTTTGGTGCATCAAGTAAGCGATCGGCGTGCCAAAATAGCATGGAGTGATTATCAAGCAATTGGTAAGGAAATCTTCAGTGGCAAATAA